One stretch of Desulfocurvibacter africanus subsp. africanus DSM 2603 DNA includes these proteins:
- a CDS encoding HAD family hydrolase: MDNATIKVIFFDFGGVIAEEGFAQGIRVIAAQNGREPEVFFEDVRQVIFKTGYVYGRCDEQAFWTALQTEMNLRVGGPETWREEILSRFVPRPWMIDLVRATRTRGLQAAILSDQVNWLAELNQKHGFFGEFHKVFNSWDYGWTKSEPEFFHLALEAMGVRPNEALLIDDATTNVTVARQVGLSAILYEDRASFARELAACLPDMADMTAVAAGN, from the coding sequence ATGGACAACGCGACGATCAAAGTTATCTTTTTCGACTTCGGCGGAGTGATCGCCGAGGAGGGCTTTGCCCAGGGCATAAGGGTCATCGCGGCGCAGAACGGCCGCGAGCCTGAAGTCTTCTTCGAGGATGTGCGCCAGGTCATCTTCAAGACCGGCTATGTCTATGGTCGTTGCGACGAGCAGGCCTTCTGGACCGCGCTGCAAACCGAGATGAACTTGCGCGTCGGCGGTCCCGAGACTTGGCGGGAGGAAATCCTTTCGCGTTTCGTGCCCCGCCCGTGGATGATCGATCTGGTCCGCGCAACGCGCACGCGAGGATTGCAGGCCGCAATTTTGAGTGATCAGGTCAACTGGCTGGCCGAATTGAACCAAAAGCACGGCTTTTTCGGCGAGTTCCATAAAGTCTTCAATAGCTGGGACTACGGCTGGACCAAGAGTGAGCCGGAGTTCTTCCATCTGGCCCTGGAAGCCATGGGTGTGCGGCCGAACGAGGCCCTGCTGATTGATGACGCCACGACCAATGTGACGGTGGCCCGGCAGGTGGGACTGTCCGCCATCCTCTATGAAGATCGGGCGTCCTTCGCGCGCGAGCTGGCCGCCTGCCTGCCAGATATGGCCGACATGACGGCCGTGGCCGCTGGAAACTAA
- the pssA gene encoding CDP-diacylglycerol--serine O-phosphatidyltransferase gives MSEERRKLPFHKGIYILPNLMTTASLCAGFLGMIMAMDGRFEMSALAILISCVLDGLDGKIARLTRSSSEFGVQYDSLADVVAFGVTPAFLAYNWLLKDFGRLGLMACFLFIACGALRLARFNIQTKVVSKKHFIGLPIPAAGCTLATLVYFAAYLPESIVQTVLPSATLIMVYCLSFLMVSKVRYASFKDYGWFKAHPFGSMITAILLFVLIASEPKLLGFLFLFGYAVFGIFYTFLVLAKKHPKLLREHSELS, from the coding sequence ATGTCTGAAGAGCGCCGCAAGCTCCCCTTTCATAAGGGGATCTACATCCTCCCCAACCTCATGACCACGGCCAGCCTGTGCGCCGGCTTTCTGGGCATGATCATGGCCATGGATGGTCGTTTCGAGATGTCCGCCTTGGCCATCCTCATCAGTTGCGTGCTCGACGGTCTGGACGGCAAGATCGCACGACTGACTCGCTCATCCAGCGAGTTCGGCGTGCAGTACGACTCCCTGGCCGATGTCGTGGCCTTCGGAGTCACCCCGGCCTTCCTGGCCTACAACTGGCTGCTCAAGGATTTCGGCCGGCTGGGCCTCATGGCCTGCTTCCTGTTCATCGCCTGCGGCGCGCTGCGCCTGGCGCGTTTCAACATCCAGACCAAGGTCGTGTCCAAGAAGCACTTCATCGGTCTGCCCATTCCGGCAGCCGGGTGCACTTTGGCCACGCTCGTCTATTTCGCGGCCTACCTGCCCGAGTCAATCGTGCAGACCGTCCTGCCCTCGGCCACGCTTATCATGGTCTACTGCTTGTCCTTCCTCATGGTCAGCAAGGTCCGCTACGCCTCCTTCAAGGATTACGGCTGGTTCAAGGCCCACCCCTTCGGGTCCATGATCACGGCCATCCTGCTCTTCGTGCTCATCGCCTCCGAGCCCAAGCTGCTCGGCTTCCTGTTCCTCTTCGGTTACGCCGTATTCGGCATCTTCTACACCTTCCTGGTCCTAGCCAAGAAGCATCCCAAGCTACTACGCGAGCACAGCGAGCTATCGTAG
- a CDS encoding YbgA family protein — protein sequence MSSERMHVGISACLLGHKVRYDGGHQLDQYIARTLGRYMDFVHVCPEVECGLPIPREALRLVGDPAMPRLVTRESRVDHTERMRAWAERKVEELSREELSGFIFKSRSPSSGMERIKVYPEGGGQPVLKGAGIFPRLFMERFPLLPVEDDGRLHDPALRENFIERLFVMHAWQSFQASSPSLGGLVSFHTKLKLQLMAHSRKHYDELGRLVAHGKELALPELLARYARTLMEGLRIRATPRKHANVLQHILGHFKKELAPDEKQEALELIEHYRQGNVPLIVPVTLLNHFVRKYDKAYLAEQYYLRPHPLDLRLRNEI from the coding sequence ATGTCCAGCGAACGCATGCACGTGGGCATCAGCGCCTGCCTGTTGGGCCATAAGGTCCGCTACGATGGCGGGCACCAGCTCGACCAGTACATTGCGCGGACCCTGGGTCGTTACATGGATTTCGTGCACGTGTGCCCGGAGGTGGAATGCGGACTGCCCATACCTCGCGAAGCTTTACGCCTGGTGGGCGATCCCGCAATGCCCAGGTTGGTCACGCGCGAGAGCCGCGTGGACCATACCGAACGCATGCGCGCCTGGGCGGAACGCAAGGTAGAGGAGCTGTCCCGCGAGGAACTGTCCGGCTTCATCTTCAAGAGCCGCAGCCCGTCCAGCGGCATGGAGCGGATCAAGGTCTATCCCGAAGGAGGCGGACAGCCGGTGCTCAAAGGCGCGGGCATCTTTCCCCGGCTGTTCATGGAACGCTTTCCGCTGCTGCCTGTGGAGGACGACGGCAGGCTGCACGACCCCGCTCTCCGCGAAAACTTCATCGAACGGCTCTTCGTTATGCACGCCTGGCAGAGCTTCCAGGCCTCCAGTCCAAGCCTGGGCGGTCTGGTTTCCTTTCATACCAAACTCAAGCTCCAGCTCATGGCCCACAGCCGCAAGCACTATGACGAGCTGGGCAGGCTGGTGGCCCACGGCAAGGAGCTAGCGTTGCCCGAGCTGCTCGCGCGCTACGCCCGCACGCTCATGGAAGGCCTCAGGATCAGGGCCACGCCTCGCAAGCACGCCAACGTGCTGCAGCACATCCTGGGGCACTTCAAGAAAGAACTGGCCCCGGACGAGAAACAGGAGGCCCTGGAGCTAATCGAGCATTACCGGCAGGGCAACGTGCCGCTCATCGTGCCCGTGACCCTGCTCAACCATTTCGTGCGCAAGTACGACAAGGCTTATCTGGCCGAGCAGTACTATCTGCGCCCACATCCGCTGGATCTCAGGCTACGCAACGAGATCTGA
- a CDS encoding sirohydrochlorin cobaltochelatase, whose product MRTAILLTAYGSRHPRAQASFEYIERQVAGLFPGIEVRWCFTSKNVRRLREADSPAEALERLREEGFEAVCVQSLHIIPGAEYEEMLAATACAAGFTRLETGLPLLAGAGDTARVAHALLRLLPDSFAECPAGCCAVFLGHGTSHPGNVHYDALARELANLNPRAFLGTLEAGPDAATVRNALLAAGCREAFLVPFFFTAGVHVANDMLGDGPESWTSVLVDAGIQARPIVRGAGECDCLVAIWMDHLAEAMARLDA is encoded by the coding sequence ATGCGCACGGCCATTCTCCTGACAGCCTACGGTTCGCGCCACCCTCGCGCCCAGGCCTCGTTCGAGTACATCGAGCGCCAGGTGGCCGGACTGTTCCCCGGCATCGAGGTGCGCTGGTGCTTCACGTCCAAGAACGTACGCAGGCTGCGCGAGGCCGATTCGCCCGCCGAGGCTTTGGAGCGCTTGCGCGAGGAGGGCTTCGAGGCCGTCTGCGTGCAGTCCCTGCATATTATTCCCGGAGCCGAGTACGAGGAGATGCTTGCTGCCACCGCGTGTGCGGCCGGTTTCACGCGTCTGGAAACCGGCCTGCCGCTATTAGCCGGAGCTGGCGACACGGCCCGTGTGGCTCACGCGCTGCTGCGCCTTTTGCCGGATAGTTTTGCCGAATGCCCGGCGGGATGCTGCGCGGTCTTTCTCGGCCACGGCACGTCCCATCCCGGCAACGTTCACTATGATGCCCTGGCTCGGGAGCTGGCGAACCTCAATCCGCGCGCCTTTCTGGGCACCCTGGAGGCGGGGCCGGACGCGGCTACCGTGCGGAACGCCCTGCTGGCCGCCGGATGTCGTGAAGCCTTTCTTGTGCCGTTCTTTTTCACCGCGGGAGTGCACGTGGCCAACGACATGCTCGGCGACGGCCCGGAATCCTGGACTTCGGTCCTGGTCGATGCGGGCATCCAGGCCCGGCCCATCGTGCGTGGTGCGGGCGAGTGCGATTGCCTGGTGGCCATCTGGATGGATCATCTGGCCGAGGCCATGGCCAGACTGGACGCATAG
- a CDS encoding aldo/keto reductase: protein MAETIPTANFGDTDVQVTRVGLGGEGVLRTFGEEERAGEMLDAALAQGIGYFDTARAYAGSEKYLGAFWRANPGARERVFHTSKSAQRSREGALRELDTTLDNLGTDWLDLWQIHDVRTEADIEEIEARDGALEAFLEARKAGRVRHIGVTGHHDPAILTRCVRDWPIDAVLLPVNPVEGVLGGFLTETLPAARDKGLAVIGMKVFGAGYYLNQQSGLTAELLLRYALSHDVTLVIVGCSKPGHVRTLAQAAREFEPLTVPELRQLETAFEPHAQRLAYYRRPPAAA from the coding sequence ATGGCCGAGACCATACCCACAGCCAATTTCGGGGATACGGACGTCCAAGTCACCCGCGTCGGTCTTGGCGGCGAGGGAGTTCTGCGCACCTTCGGCGAGGAAGAACGCGCCGGCGAAATGCTCGACGCGGCCCTGGCCCAGGGCATCGGTTACTTCGATACGGCTCGGGCCTATGCCGGCAGCGAAAAGTATCTTGGCGCTTTCTGGCGGGCCAATCCAGGGGCGCGAGAGCGCGTGTTCCATACGAGCAAATCGGCCCAGCGCAGCCGTGAAGGCGCATTGCGTGAGCTGGATACCACGCTGGATAACCTGGGCACCGACTGGCTCGACCTGTGGCAAATCCATGACGTGCGCACCGAAGCGGACATCGAAGAAATCGAGGCGCGCGATGGTGCTCTTGAAGCTTTTCTGGAGGCGCGCAAAGCGGGCCGCGTGCGGCATATCGGCGTCACGGGCCATCACGATCCGGCCATCCTGACCCGCTGCGTGCGCGATTGGCCCATTGATGCGGTCCTGTTGCCGGTCAATCCGGTGGAGGGCGTGCTGGGCGGATTTCTGACCGAAACCCTGCCCGCGGCGCGGGACAAGGGGCTGGCGGTCATCGGCATGAAGGTCTTCGGTGCGGGCTATTACCTGAACCAGCAAAGCGGACTGACAGCGGAGCTGCTCTTGCGCTACGCCTTGTCCCACGACGTGACACTGGTCATCGTAGGCTGCTCCAAGCCGGGGCACGTGCGCACCCTGGCCCAGGCCGCGCGTGAGTTCGAGCCCCTGACGGTTCCCGAGCTTCGTCAGCTCGAAACCGCCTTCGAGCCCCACGCCCAGCGGCTGGCTTATTATCGGAGGCCGCCTGCGGCTGCTTAA
- a CDS encoding protoglobin domain-containing protein, with protein MPQPNAESERTRLLESTAPLERMAYFRSELQLQDEAMAVLAPYSEVFVTYAKDYADQLYAKFDRFAQTQLMLHMESSPGRLRRSWEYWFRALWTSGLDERFINMVWRSGVLHVALGIDQRFIDLAYGYTRRYCRDMAEREVPIPELRKVLRTVDALLDFCMLLATDAFISSTQRCDTEVMMGVAHQLRNPLTVIGGNAMRIRRTKGPCTDAQEHSEAIFEEAVRLERLVKAVGTYVDILNLKPEFEICSVPQLVLETLQILRPEYPSPDFEPELALAENNALVRGDERCLRPLFLQTLRNCLEAMDKANPRLRIASRPSTATPGFLQIEIENSGPSPDPDMIEALFEPFYSTRPLGTGFGLPIARLAAKKCMGSVTLTATPHGGRYTILLALPGAAGESVFFAGE; from the coding sequence ATGCCCCAGCCCAATGCCGAGTCCGAACGCACGCGCTTGCTCGAGTCCACGGCCCCGTTGGAACGCATGGCCTACTTCCGCAGCGAGCTGCAGCTGCAGGACGAGGCCATGGCAGTGCTTGCGCCCTATAGCGAAGTTTTCGTCACGTATGCCAAGGATTACGCCGACCAATTGTACGCCAAATTCGATCGTTTCGCCCAGACTCAGCTCATGCTGCATATGGAGAGCAGTCCCGGACGGCTGCGTCGCTCCTGGGAATACTGGTTCCGCGCCCTATGGACCAGTGGGCTCGACGAACGCTTCATCAACATGGTCTGGCGCAGCGGCGTCCTACATGTGGCTTTGGGCATTGATCAGCGCTTCATCGATTTGGCCTATGGGTATACGCGCCGTTACTGCCGCGACATGGCCGAGCGCGAGGTTCCGATCCCGGAGCTGCGCAAAGTGCTGCGAACCGTGGACGCGCTGCTGGACTTCTGCATGCTCCTGGCCACGGACGCCTTCATCAGCTCCACTCAGCGTTGCGACACCGAGGTCATGATGGGCGTGGCCCACCAGCTGCGCAATCCGCTAACGGTCATCGGCGGCAACGCCATGCGCATACGCCGCACAAAAGGACCCTGCACCGATGCCCAGGAGCACAGCGAAGCCATCTTCGAAGAGGCTGTGCGCCTGGAACGACTGGTCAAGGCTGTAGGCACCTACGTAGACATCCTCAACCTGAAGCCTGAGTTCGAAATCTGCTCCGTGCCCCAACTTGTGTTGGAGACCTTGCAGATATTGCGCCCGGAATATCCGTCGCCCGATTTCGAGCCCGAACTTGCGCTTGCGGAGAACAATGCGCTGGTCAGGGGCGACGAACGCTGTCTGCGCCCCCTATTCCTGCAGACGCTCAGAAACTGTCTGGAAGCCATGGACAAGGCCAATCCCAGGTTGCGAATCGCTTCACGGCCTTCCACCGCCACGCCCGGTTTCTTGCAGATAGAAATAGAGAACTCCGGTCCATCGCCCGACCCGGACATGATCGAGGCACTGTTCGAGCCTTTTTACTCTACCAGGCCCTTGGGTACGGGCTTCGGCCTGCCCATAGCCAGACTTGCAGCCAAAAAATGCATGGGCTCCGTGACGCTCACGGCGACTCCTCATGGGGGGCGTTACACCATCCTGCTGGCTTTGCCGGGCGCGGCCGGAGAGTCCGTGTTTTTCGCCGGGGAATGA
- a CDS encoding phosphatidylserine decarboxylase family protein, producing the protein MHKPSISICPEGIVYIAFGALATLVFALLGWAVPTVIFLILTAFTLNFFRDPERITPEDPNLAVSPADGKVVKVAEMADPFTGEPRMAICVFMNVFNVHVNRMAMSGEITGIRYHAGKFFNASLDKASQHNERNAVTFRDAEGSQWTMVQIAGLIARRIVCWAQPGDRLTRGERFGVIKFGSRVDLYLPSGYVPVVAVGDQVFAGQTAIAKKRA; encoded by the coding sequence ATGCATAAGCCTTCCATAAGCATCTGCCCCGAGGGCATCGTGTACATAGCCTTCGGCGCCCTGGCCACATTGGTCTTCGCGCTGCTGGGCTGGGCCGTGCCCACGGTCATTTTCCTCATACTCACGGCCTTCACCCTGAATTTCTTTCGCGATCCCGAGCGTATTACGCCCGAAGATCCGAATCTGGCCGTGTCGCCGGCTGACGGCAAGGTCGTCAAGGTGGCCGAGATGGCCGATCCGTTCACGGGCGAGCCGCGCATGGCCATCTGCGTGTTCATGAACGTGTTCAATGTGCACGTGAACCGCATGGCCATGTCCGGCGAGATCACGGGCATTCGCTATCATGCAGGCAAGTTCTTCAACGCAAGTTTGGATAAGGCCTCGCAGCACAACGAGCGCAACGCCGTGACCTTCCGCGATGCCGAAGGCAGCCAGTGGACCATGGTGCAGATCGCGGGACTCATCGCCCGGCGCATCGTCTGCTGGGCCCAGCCTGGGGATCGCCTGACGAGGGGAGAGCGCTTCGGCGTCATCAAGTTTGGGTCCAGAGTTGACCTCTACCTGCCAAGCGGATACGTTCCGGTCGTGGCCGTCGGGGACCAGGTATTTGCTGGTCAGACGGCAATCGCCAAAAAAAGAGCATAA